One segment of Babylonia areolata isolate BAREFJ2019XMU chromosome 24, ASM4173473v1, whole genome shotgun sequence DNA contains the following:
- the LOC143298525 gene encoding uncharacterized protein LOC143298525: protein MPITRVPVVHKFGIISHSQRLELQERLLKQTYLQSVKSKHTHVSQRNPLEIKEEFIQRYNNAITLEEKDRYEEMARKMLERAKRRAGVRNQGSGHHVNLPLAWTELAQIANCRGHIKEECLDVLITSLDMSPLAKYHIPALFYLAETMLYWLRTESIHQPYLRTEEIKVLRMGQLVFQRLFYHHMAGQLQGHTEFKNRLYTYTDGLAECQEAYNPYPNALLSLRFIIEVAKIILADAVVEPGEVKEGDHLPSAPKHDMDRLETTTREMYEQEQRDTDNHSSHSGAISSSVHDLSPTLWHALDVWRCTHSLSGGFREALKALAHCGLGLASETWVDGMIALHILAETAKSNMAAMKVLHRLAQGVKTTEDLITPPLSSRSGHSDMFSISSNDDDLLLKQADSRGSYLSSRPSLSDIYERSDEGDGEKKGGSSAASATALSSATNSLQVTSSHTSSQDGADGPHGNESEDNMETEDTKPKPVLKEAASSQKLPLKSREVSFDETSLAMKERAGEKNGGLLKRHLQGSQGSEHPLRPSGLVVQDSQQSRRSVETAPGTGFRPEVGSDFFTSRGSDASSAPTFTNLPLPETPGINGWHWEVALTYTDMLGDICIHGSTAAIQKMALVGMGGSVLKPQQQHGVSCVQLSSAGLLDLAVFHAHGEATDGGPNDWSWRIRYGALQSLVKVVRSLEGDKGREGLRTAAWNAMLHAHTCEKDGRVLEALKVGQVHTNMEGVRGSKGKTTDSSPAPVPVSIGARIALGLSSIYLPPLPPPVSVPARAPQPARSQSRPQLTQRQTERKPLRTSLKEEIDLAMSLYEPPADYNTRTGFDLRRIVEDQWRKELQKKMEEEEEERRKELACRQKEEEQQQRQREENKMRKLQKNRPAPRKTTSLSPGTANPSSPASGVTTPTMSAGKTAQTYASVVAGKG, encoded by the exons ATGCCCATCACACGGGTTCCTGTGGTGCACAAGTTTGGCATCATCTCCCACAGCCAGCGTCTGGAGTTGCAGGAACGGCTGCTGAAGCAAACCTACCTGCAGAGTGTCAAGAGCAAGCACACCCATGTCTCACAGAG aaATCCTTTGGAGATAAAAGAGGAATTCATCCAACGGTACAACAATGCGATAACCCTGGAAGAGAAGGATCGCTATGAGGAGATGGCGCGCAAAATGCTGGAGAGAGCCAAG AGGCGGGCAGGTGTTCGTAACCAGGGGTCAGGTCATCATGTCAACCTGCCCTTGGCCTGGACGGAACTGGCGCAGATTGCAAACTGCAGAGGTCACATAAAAGAAG AGTGTCTGGATGTGCTGATCACGTCGCTGGACATGTCCCCGCTGGCAAAGTATCACATCCCGGCGCTGTTCTACCTGGCAGAGACCATGCTGTACTGGCTGAGGACAGAGTCCATACATCAGCCCTACCTCCGCACCGAGGAGATCAAAGTGCTtagg atgGGACAGCTGGTATTTCAGCGCTTGTTCTATCACCACATGGCTGGCCAGCTGCAGGGACACACAGAGTTCAAGAACCGACTCTATACTTACACTGACG GTCTGGCGGAGTGCCAGGAGGCCTACAACCCATACCCCAACGCCCTGCTGTCCCTGCGCTTCATCATCGAGGTGGCCAAGATCATCCTGGCCGATGCTGTGGTGGAGCcaggggaggtgaaggagggcgACCACCTGCCCTCTGCCCCCAAACACGACATGGACCGCCTGGAGACT ACGACACGAGAGATGTACGAGCAGGAGCAGCGTGACACGGACAACCACTCCTCGCACAGCGGGGCCATCAGCAGCAGTGTGCATGATCTGAGCCCCACCCTCTGGCACGCCCTGGATGTGTGGCGCTGCACACACTCCCTGTCTGGGGGGTTCAGGGAGGCCCTTAAAGCCCTGGCCCACTGTGGATTAGGACTGGCCAGCGAAActtg ggttgACGGGATGATTGCACTGCACATCTTGGCGGAGACGGCCAAAAGCAACATGGCTGCCATGAAAGTTCTGCACCGCCTGGCCCAAGGGGTGAAGACGACAGAGGATTTGATCACTCCCCCTCTCAGCAGTCGCTCTGGCCACTCGG acatgttcagcatcagcagcaatgaCGATGACCTGTTGCTGAAGCAGGCTGATTCCCGCGGCAGTTACCTCAGCTCCAGACCGTCGCTGAGCGACATCTATGAGCGGAGCGACGAAGGCGAtggggagaagaaaggggggtCCTCTGCTGCCTCCGCCACTGCTCTCTCCTCTGCCACCAACAGTCTGCAGGTCACCTCATCACACACCAG CTCCCAGGATGGGGCGGATGGTCCACATGGCAACGAGTCAGAGGACAACATGGAAACTGAAGACACAAAACCCAAACCTGTCCTGAAAGAAGCAGCCAGCTCACAGAAACTTCCCCTCAAGTCCAGAGAG GTGTCGTTTGACGAGACCAGCCTGGCCATGAAGGAGCGAGCAGGGGAGAAAAACGGGGGGCTGCTGAAGCGCCACCTGCAGGGCAGCCAGGGATCGGAGCACCCTTTGCGTCCGTCAGGGTTGGTGGTCCAGGACTCGCAGCAGAGCAGGCGCAGTGTGGAGACAGCACCGGGCACAGGGTTCAGACCCGAGGTGGGGTCCGACTTCTTCACCAGCCGTGGATCTGACGCCTCGTCTGCCCCCACCTTCACCAacctgccg CTGCCAGAGACTCCCGGCATCAACGGCTGGCACTGGGAAGTGGCCCTTACCTACACCGACATGCTGGGCGACATCTGTATCCACGGAAGCACTGCCGCCATCCAGAAGATGGCGCTGGTTGGCATGGGCGGGAGTGTGCTGAAGCCCCAGCAGCAGCATGGCGTTAGCTGCGTCCAGCTGTCCAGTGCCGGCCTCCTGGACCTGGCTGTGTTCCACGCTCATGGGGAAGCCACTGATGGAG GCCCCAATGACTGGAGCTGGCGTATCCGCTACGGGGCACTGCAGTCCCTGGTGAAGGTGGTGAGGAGCCTGGAGGGGGACAAGGGACGGGAGGGGCTGCGCACGGCAGCATGGAACGCCATGCTGCACGCCCACACCTGTGAGAAAGACGGCCGCGTGCTGGAGGCTCTCAAAGTGGGGCAG GTACACACCAACATGGAGGGCGTCCGTGGCAGCAAAGGGAAGACGACGGACAGCTCCCCAGCCCCTGTGCCCGTCTCCATTGGGGCGCGAATCGCCTTAGGGCTGTCATCCATCTacctgccccccctgcccccacccgtGAGCGTGCCTGCCAGGGCCCCCCAGCCTGCACGGAGCCAGTCCCGACCCCAGCTCACACAGCGACAGACGGAGAGGAAACCCCTTCGAACCTCACTCAA GGAAGAGATTGACCTGGCCATGTCGCTGTACGAACCTCCAGCAGACTACAACACCAGGACCGGGTTCGACCTTCGTCGCATCGTGGAGGATCAG TGGCGCAAGGAGCtgcagaagaagatggaggaggaggaggaggagcggaggaAGGAGCTGGCCTGCAGGCAGAAAgaggaggaacagcagcagcggcagcgggAAGAGAACAAGATGCGCAAGCTGCAGAAGAACCGCCCCGCCCCCCGGAAGacaacctccctctcccctggcACTGCCAACCCCAGCTCTCCAGCCTCTGGAGTGACCACGCCCACCATGTCCGCCGGGAAGACGGCGCAGACATATGCTTCTGTTGTCGCCGGCAAGGGCTAA
- the LOC143298526 gene encoding uncharacterized protein LOC143298526, producing the protein MTTTSVLELDEVIRRHAWSVLCKRSNAFRRFFLEEKDYYCDVDWSCLSLDHHVSKFEVRPEGRTYPTEWGSIRTGQKWVPLYACDFDNRSETKQNHTFRGSRETTTWISVDLSQTYTIANGVDVEVNVPSHSVLYRAGRDTGFKVTKVKGNVFKEVLEWEVNSQVEVMPSWKAHAQLLAREESQMVDFEVRTTLSLPLGVLPVRFKKRSDNSTAHEVKIDKLEEVFQTKEEGGTLEEEEMQVVHNLMETLIDAEGNSRSDSKLQLITLGTCVCVAWSDQKVDIKTSQLSISDQDDGDVGTPARHTSTYPPSQEQDGKVQQQQQQEKHIKDMLVQV; encoded by the exons ATGACGACAACGAGCGTGCTTGAGCTGGACGAGGTGATCCGACGTCATGCGTGGAGCGTGCTGTGCAAAAGGTCCAACGCCTTCCGCCGCTTCTTCCTGGAGGAGAAAGACTACTACTGCGACGTGGACTGGAGTTGCCTGTCCCTTGACCATCACGTGTCCAA gttcgaGGTGAGGCCGGAGGGGCGGACCTACCCCACAGAGTGGGGCAGcatcaggacaggacagaagtggGTGCCGCTCTACGCCTGTGACTTCGACAACAG GTCAGAGACCAAGCAGAATCACACGTTTCGGGGCAGTCGGGAGACAACCACCTGGATCAGCGTGGATCTCTCACAGACCTACACCATCGCCAACGGTGTGGACGTCGAGGTGAACGTGCCCTCCCACTCCGTCCTCTACCGGGCGGGTCGTGACACTGGGTTCAAGGTCACCAAGGTCAAGGGCAACGTCTTCAAGGAGGTTCTGGAGTGGGAGGTCAACTCTCAG GTGGAGGTAATGCCGTCCTGGAAGGCCCACGCCCAGCTGCTGGCAAGGGAGGAAAGTCAGATGGTGGACTTCGAGGTccgcaccaccctctccctccccctgggCGTCCTGCCTGTCCGCTTCAAGAAGCGCTCCGACAACAGCACGGCGCACGAG GTCAAGATCGACAAGCTGGAGGAGGTGTTCCagacgaaggaggaggggggtaccctggaggaggaggagatgcaggTGGTGCACAACCTGATGGAGACGCTGATCGACGCGGAGGGCAACAGCCGCTCGGACAGCAAGCTGCAGCTCATCACGCTGGGCACTTGCGTCTGCGTGGCCTGGTCCGACCAGAAGGTGGACATCAAGACATCCCAGCTCTCCATCTCCGACCAGGACGATGGGGACGTGGGCACGCCCGCCCGCCACacctccacctaccccccctcACAAGAACAGGACGGGAAagtgcaacagcagcagcagcaggagaaacACATCAAAGACATGCTCGTGCAGGTTTAA